GGCCGCATGTGGCCGGCCGGGCAGGAGAGAGACTAATGAGTTTGCAAGGTAAAGTTGCGCTGGTTACCGGCGCCTCGCGCGGCATTGGTGCTGCCATCGCCGATACCTTGGCCGCCGCCGGCGCCAAGGTGATCGGTACTGCCACCTCCGAAGGCGGCGCTGCCGCCATCGGCGAGCGCCTGGCGCAGTGGGGCGGTGTCGGCATGGTGCTGAACGTCGGAGAAGACGGTGCCATCGACGCACTGGTCGACACCATCAGCAAGGAGTACGGCGATGTGGCGATTCTGGTGAACAACGCCGGCATCACCCGCGACGGCCTGCTGATGCGCATGAAGGACGAAGACTGGGACGCGATCATGGATACCAACCTGAAGTCGGTATTCAAGGCGTCCAAGGCCGTGATGCGCGGCATGATGAAGGCACGCTGGGGCCGCATCATCAACATCGCCTCGGTAGTCGGCGCGATGGGCAACGCCGGTCAGGCCAACTATGCCGCCGCCAAGGCCGGCATCATGGGCTTCACCAAGTCGATGGCGCGCGAAGTCGGTAGCCGCGGCATTACCGTGAACTGCGTGGCACCGGGCTTCATCGATACCGACATGACCCGCGCGCTGCCGGAAGCGCAGCGTGAGGCGTTGGTACAACAGATTGCACTGGGTCGCCTGGGCGCGGCACAGGACATCGCCGATGCCGTGGATTTCCTCGCATCTAACCGCGCGGCTTACGTGACAGGCCAGACCCTGCACGTGAACGGCGGCATGCTGATGCCGTAAGCGGCAACGGCAACGAATAGTTTTGTGGTTTTTGCCAGTGCAGCATGAACATGCTGGCGGGTCAAAAGCCGGACTGACTGCCGATTCGTGGCCAATATCATGGCAATGATGTGACTGCGGTAGGCTTGGGCAGGTTTTTTTTGTAGAATGGCGGGGTTTTGTTGTCCCGTACACAGAAAGGTAAAGGATTTAAACAAATGGAAAACATCGAAGCGCGCGTTAAAAAGATCGTTGCCGAGCAACTGGGCGTGAACGAAGCCGAAGTTAAAATCGACTCTTCGTTTGTTGACGATCTGGGCGCCGACTCCCTGGATACCGTTGAACTGGTAATGGCACTGGAAGAAGAGTTCGAGTGCGAAATCCCGGATGAAGAAGCCGAGAAGATCACCACCGTTCAGCAAGCAGTAGACTACGTTACGGCTCACCTGAACAAGTAATCCCCCCGGGGCTTACCAGGACCTCTGCCGGTGTAGCCTAGGCTCGCCTGCAGAGGTCTTTTGCTGTAGTGGCTCTGAAACGTGCGTTTGATTTAATGGTTCGCCATTAAGCGCCGTCCGTTCAGGACTATCGGGAGATTCCCTCCCTTTTTTCGCGGAGATACCCTGTGTCAAAACGCAGAGTAGTAGTGACCGGCCTGGGCCATGTGTCCCCGGTCGGCAACGATGTGAGCAGTGGCTGGGCCAATCTCCTGGCCGGCAAGAGTGGTATCACCACCATTACCCGCTTCGATGCCAGTGATATTGCCTGCCAGGTTGCGGGCGAAGTCAAAGGCTTCGACATTACCCAGTATATTTCGGCGAAAGACGCGCGCCGTATGGATGTGTTCATCCATTACGGCATCGCGGCTGCGCTGCAGGCGGTGGCTGATTCCGGCCTCGACGACGTACCGGGCCTGGACAAGACCCGCGTTGGCGTGAACATCGGTTCCGGTATCGGTGGCCTGCCGCTGATCGAGGAAACCGGCGTTGCCCGCCACGAAGGCGGCATCCGCAAGATCGGCCCGTTCTTCATCCCCGGCTCGCTGATCAACATGGTTGCCGGTCACGTATCCATTCTCAAGGGCTATCAGGGTCCGAGCTATGGCATCGTGTCGGCCTGCACCACCGGTGCGCACTGCATTGGCGACGCCGCGCGCGTGATCCAGTACGGTGACGCCGACGTGATGGTGGCCGGTGGCGCCGAAGGCACCATCTCCAGCCTGGCGGTGGGCGGTTTTGCCGCGATGAAGGCACTGTCGACCCGCAACGACGATCCGGCGACCGCTTCGCGGCCGTGGGACAAGGGCCGTGACGGCTTCGTGATGGGCGAGGGCGCCGGGGTGCTGGTACTGGAAGAGTACGAGCACGCGGTAAAGCGTGGCGCCAAGATCTACGCCGAGCTGGTTGGCTTTGGCATGAGCTCCGACGCGCACCACATCACCGCGCCGAGCGCGGAAGGCCCGGCCCGCGGCGTGCTGAACGCACTGCGTGACGCCAAGCTGAATCCCGAAGACGTGCACTACGTCAACGCGCACGGCACCTCCACGCCGCTGGGCGATGCCAACGAAACCAACGCGCTGAAGATCGCGTTTGGCGACCACGCCAAGAAGCTGGTAGTGAACTCCACCAAGTCGATGACCGGCCACCTGTTGGGCGGAGCCGGTGGTGTGGAAGCGATCTACTCGATTCTGGCGGTGCACAACCAGGTCTCGCCACCGACCATCAACCTGCACGATCAGGACATCGAAGGCGGCTGCGATCTGGACTACTGCGCCAATACCGCGCGCGATATGAAAATCGACGTGGCGATCTCCAACTCCTTCGGGTTTGGCGGTACCAACGGCACGCTGGTATTCAAGCGCGTGTAAGCCACGCCAAACGGTGTCGAAACCGTTGACAGCCAAGACCGCTGCGATAAACTCGCGCGGTCTTTTCTTTTTGCGGCCAACATGACGTTGCTGTTGCCGCAAGATGGCGGGTCGTGCCGGCAGTCGCAGCCGCGCTGGCAAGGCATGGCAGCGGATGTATAGTCCTATTAGGTGGTTGGTGGCGAGGAACAAGCGCCGCCGTCCGCGCCCAGCCAGCCGCCCCACCATCCTTGCCGCAACCGAACCTCAGGCCCTGCTGCCATGCACTGTGAACTGCTGAGTTTTACCCCCGATCTGCTGGCCTTGCACGCCCACGATCGCGCCCGTTTCCCGTACCTGATGCAGTCGTCGGGTGACAGCGGCTGGGACATCCTGATGGCCCTGCCGCAGCACACCCGTGTCTATCGCGAAGGCGAGGGCGCGTTGTTCCTCGACGACGTGCGCGCGCTGCCGCTGCCGCAGGCGGTGGCCAATCCGCACCGGCTGCCGTTCAGCGGCGGCTGGTTTGTCTATCTCGGTTACGACCTGCTGTCCGAGTTCGAGCCCAGCGTGCCGCAGGCAATCAGCGACAGCTTCCCGCTGGCGGTGCTCAGCCGCATTCCCGCCGCGCTGCTCTACGACCGCGTGAAGCGGGAAAGCTGGCTGCTGGCAGAAACGCCGGCGCAGCTGGACACGCTGAAACAGGCGCTGGTGGAGTCGGAGCCGTTTGCGGCCAACCCTGTGGTACTGCAGGAGCTGGAAGAAGACCCGCCGCACTGGTACACCGACGCGGTGGTCAAGCTCAAGGACTACATCTACGAAGGCGATGTGTTCCAGGTCAACATCTCGCGCGGCTGGCGCGCCACGCTGGCGGAGGACGTGCGTCCGGTGGACCTGTACGCTGCGTTGCGTCGTGCCAACCCGGCGCCGTTCTCGGCACTGGCCGATTTCGGTGACGCGCACATCGTCAGCTCATCGCCGGAGCGCTTGGTGCGTGTGCACGACGGCTGGGTCGACACCCGCCCCATCGCCGGCACCCATCCGCGCTCGCCCGATGCCGCCGAGGACTCCGCGCTGAAGCAGCGGCTGATCTCCAGCATCAAGGAGCGCGCCGAGCACGTGATGCTGATCGACCTGGAACGCAACGACCTGGGCCGCATCTGCCAGCCCGGCAGTGTGGAGGTCAACGAGCTGATGGCGGTGGCCAGCTACGCCTACGTGCACCACATCGAGTCCAATGTCCGTGGCCGCATCCGTGACGGTGTCAATACCGTCGACGTGTTCCGCGCTCTGTTCCCCGGCGGCACCATCACCGGCTGCCCGAAGGTGCGCACCATGCAGATCATCCGCGAGCTGGAAAACAG
Above is a genomic segment from Vogesella indigofera containing:
- the fabG gene encoding 3-oxoacyl-ACP reductase FabG; protein product: MSLQGKVALVTGASRGIGAAIADTLAAAGAKVIGTATSEGGAAAIGERLAQWGGVGMVLNVGEDGAIDALVDTISKEYGDVAILVNNAGITRDGLLMRMKDEDWDAIMDTNLKSVFKASKAVMRGMMKARWGRIINIASVVGAMGNAGQANYAAAKAGIMGFTKSMAREVGSRGITVNCVAPGFIDTDMTRALPEAQREALVQQIALGRLGAAQDIADAVDFLASNRAAYVTGQTLHVNGGMLMP
- the acpP gene encoding acyl carrier protein, yielding MENIEARVKKIVAEQLGVNEAEVKIDSSFVDDLGADSLDTVELVMALEEEFECEIPDEEAEKITTVQQAVDYVTAHLNK
- the fabF gene encoding beta-ketoacyl-ACP synthase II, which translates into the protein MSKRRVVVTGLGHVSPVGNDVSSGWANLLAGKSGITTITRFDASDIACQVAGEVKGFDITQYISAKDARRMDVFIHYGIAAALQAVADSGLDDVPGLDKTRVGVNIGSGIGGLPLIEETGVARHEGGIRKIGPFFIPGSLINMVAGHVSILKGYQGPSYGIVSACTTGAHCIGDAARVIQYGDADVMVAGGAEGTISSLAVGGFAAMKALSTRNDDPATASRPWDKGRDGFVMGEGAGVLVLEEYEHAVKRGAKIYAELVGFGMSSDAHHITAPSAEGPARGVLNALRDAKLNPEDVHYVNAHGTSTPLGDANETNALKIAFGDHAKKLVVNSTKSMTGHLLGGAGGVEAIYSILAVHNQVSPPTINLHDQDIEGGCDLDYCANTARDMKIDVAISNSFGFGGTNGTLVFKRV
- a CDS encoding aminodeoxychorismate synthase component I is translated as MHCELLSFTPDLLALHAHDRARFPYLMQSSGDSGWDILMALPQHTRVYREGEGALFLDDVRALPLPQAVANPHRLPFSGGWFVYLGYDLLSEFEPSVPQAISDSFPLAVLSRIPAALLYDRVKRESWLLAETPAQLDTLKQALVESEPFAANPVVLQELEEDPPHWYTDAVVKLKDYIYEGDVFQVNISRGWRATLAEDVRPVDLYAALRRANPAPFSALADFGDAHIVSSSPERLVRVHDGWVDTRPIAGTHPRSPDAAEDSALKQRLISSIKERAEHVMLIDLERNDLGRICQPGSVEVNELMAVASYAYVHHIESNVRGRIRDGVNTVDVFRALFPGGTITGCPKVRTMQIIRELENSARRAYTGSLGYLNRDGTLDLNILIRTFMQQGQQLRFRAGGGIVADSDPQRELQETRHKARGLLRALGVEQA